The following proteins are co-located in the Phragmites australis chromosome 10, lpPhrAust1.1, whole genome shotgun sequence genome:
- the LOC133883492 gene encoding acyl transferase 7-like, whose protein sequence is MRSAEAATVMRVAQRVVAPSAPTPRGSLPLSWLDRYPTQRALIESLHVFKGRADAAEAPARAIERALAAALVSYYPIAGRLAVSDEGELVVDCTGEGVWFVETAASCTLEDVDYLEYPLMVPKDELLPHPTYPASDPLPEDSLILLVQVTQFACGGFVVGFRFSHAVADGPGAAQFMTAVGDIARGHVAPLLAPAWGRDAIPNPPGAAVGPLPVPTELRLQYLAMDISTDYIEHFKARFLEQTGHRCSGFEVLIAKAWQSRTRAARFEPGSPVHVCFAMNARPALRRGTLPDGFYGNCYYIMRVSAPAERVADASVYDVVRLIREGKKRLPAEFARWSTGETGCTDDPYRITSDYRTLLVSDWSRLGFAEVDYGWGCPVHVIPLTNLDYIATCILVLPSAHKPGARLITQCVAADAVDAFHKDMMRLD, encoded by the exons ATGCGGAGCGCGGAGGCGGCCACCGTGATGCGGGTGGCGCAACGGGTGGTGGCCCCGTCGGCGCCCACGCCGCGGGGGTCGCTCCCGCTATCCTGGCTAGACCGCTACCCGACCCAGCGCGCGCTCATCGAGTCCCTCCACGTCTTCAAAGGCCGCGCCGACGCCGCGGAAGCTCCCGCCAGGGCCATCGAGCGCGCCCTGGCTGCCGCGCTCGTCAGCTACTACCCCATCGCCGGCCGCCTCGCTGTCTCGGACGAGGGGGAGCTGGTGGTCGACTGCACCGGTGAGGGCGTGTGGTTCGTCGAGACCGCCGCGAGCTGCACGCTCGAGGACGTGGACTACCTCGAGTACCCGCTCATGGTGCCCAAGGACGAGCTCCTGCCGCACCCCACCTATCCCGCCTCCGACCCTCTCCCTGAGGACTCGCTGATCCTTCTTGTCCAG GTGACGCAGTTCGCGTGCGGCGGCTTCGTGGTCGGGTTCCGGTTCAGCCACGCGGTGGCGGACGGTCCCGGCGCGGCGCAGTTCATGACGGCGGTGGGCGACATCGCGCGAGGTCACGTGGCGCCGCTGCTGGCGCCGGCGTGGGGACGCGACGCGATCCCGAACCCGCCGGGCGCGGCAGTGGGCCCGCTCCCGGTCCCGACGGAGCTCCGGCTCCAGTACCTGGCCATGGACATCTCCACGGACTACATCGAACACTTCAAGGCCCGGTTCCTGGAGCAGACGGGCCACCGGTGCAGCGGGTTCGAGGTGCTGATCGCCAAGGCGTGGCAGTCCCGCACCCGCGCGGCGCGGTTCGAGCCAGGGTCCCCCGTGCACGTGTGCTTCGCCATGAACGCGCGCCCGGCCCTGCGCCGCGGCACGCTCCCGGACGGGTTCTACGGCAACTGCTACTACATCATGCGGGTGTCGGCGCCCGCCGAGCGCGTGGCCGACGCGTCCGTGTACGACGTGGTGAGGCTCATCCGCGAGGGGAAGAAGCGTCTCCCCGCCGAGTTCGCGCGGTGGAGCACCGGCGAGACGGGCTGTACGGACGATCCGTACCGGATCACATCGGACTACCGCACGCTGCTAGTCTCCGACTGGTCGCGGCTCGGGTTCGCGGAGGTGGACTACGGGTGGGGTTGCCCCGTGCACGTCATCCCGCTCACCAACCTGGACTACATCGCGACGTGCATCCTGGTCCTCCCCTCGGCGCACAAGCCCGGCGCGCGGCTCATCACCCAGTgcgtcgccgccgacgccgtcgATGCGTTCCACAAGGACATGATGCGCCTCGACTGA